A segment of the Echinicola strongylocentroti genome:
GGCCTCTTTGATGGCTTTGCCCATGGCAAAATCTTCGGTTACCGAAAATGACAACCCTTCAAATCCCCCTACCTTATGATAAGCCTTTTTACTGATCAGCATATTATTCCCTACTGCAGTAAGTAAATTTCCCCTGTCTGAAGTCACCTTTATCATTCCTAGGGTCAACCACCAATCTTGTCCTTGCATCTTGGCTAAAAGCCCCCTGCGCCTCACGTGTGTCACCCCCACCACCAGCCCGTACACTGGTTTATAGGCACTCACCATTCTTCTAACCCACTTTGGATTGACTTGACAGTCTGCATCTGTAAACAGCAACAAGTCTCCAGTAGCCACATGGGCCATTTGAGCCAAGGCATTGGCCTTACCGTTAAGATGTGAAAACATCGGCTCCACCCCTACTTTTACTCGATTGGGGGCTTGGCTTACCCACTGATCAATGATCGCTCCGGTACGGTCACTGCTTTGATCATCAGCTAATATGATTTGTATTTTCCGGGGTGGATAATCCAGTTCTTCCAAGGCAGTAAGGCATGCTGGCAGTGTATGCTCTTCATTACGGGAAGGGATAAGAAGGCTTACAGCAGGCCATATAGTCACTGTATCTGGTCTCCCATGCTCCTTGAATGAGCTTAGAAAATAATACACCAATAAGCAATCTTGAAAAATCAACAACAATACCACTGTACAGGAAAACCACCATATCATAATAATCCCGATTCAAATCCTTTAGCCTTAATAAAGGTCAAATACTCCGGCAATACCTCTTTGATAATTCCTTGGGTCTTCTTCTGGTCATGAAACAATACAATCGCTCCATTCTTAGTATGTGCCTTGGTTTTTTGAAGACAGGTTTTGGCTGATTGTCGTCGGTCATAGTCACCTGATAGGACATCCCACATTATCACTTCATAGTACTCAGCAAGCTGCACTACTTGTTTTTTTTTGATCCTGCCATATGGGGGGCGAAAAAAGCGGGGAAAATCTCCTGTCACCTCAAAAATAACATCACTGCACTCTTGCACATTCTTATAGTATCGGCGATCCTCAGTAGCAGTACCCTTTAGGTGATTAAAAGTATGGTTCCCGATCTGATGACCTTCTGAAATAATCCTTTTAGCCAATTCTGGATGCTTTCGCACATTATCTCCCACACAGAAAAAGGTCGCCTTCACTTGGTGCTTTTTCAATTCATCCAATACAAAATCAGTCACTCCCGGCACTGGCCCATCATCAAATGTCAGGTAAATGACCGGTTCTTTGCGGCTTCTGTTCCATGTAAGGTTAGGGAGAAGCCATTTTACTATTTTTGGCACATGATGAACGACCATAATATTATGCTCATTTAAACCGCATACTCAACAGTGTAATATCATCTCTTCTAGGGGCACCATCGGCAAATACATTCCACTCTTTAAAAAACTCCTTATGAAACTGTTCTGGCTCCTCACATAGATTTCGGTTTACAAAGTCCACAAATCGCTCATCACCATATTCCTCATCTTGTTGATTGAACACCTCCGTAAGGCCATCGGTAAAAAGATGGATGGTAAACCGGCTCAGCCCATACCTCTTTCCCACCTCCAGAAAGGGGAGCTCGCGAAAAGCCCCCAAAATGGTGGTCCCTGCATCCAGCAACTCGCTCTTTCCCTCATCCTCTCTGCAAAGCACCGGGGGATTATGGCCTGCGTTGATATACCGTAAGGTCTGTGTCTTATAATTATAGTATCCTAGAAAAAAGGTAATAAACCGTTCTCCATTGGTATTTTCAAATATGGTGTAATTCAGCTGATCCGCAATCATTTTCAGATCGGATGAACTTCGTAGCAGTGTCCTCAGTGCTGCCTGAAAATTAGACATCAAAAGTGCTGCTGGCATCCCCTTGCCCGACACATCGGCAATACAGAAAAAGACTTCGTTTTCGGATTTGCGAATAAGGTCATAATAATCCCCTCCCACGGTACTATGGGGAAAATAGGTGACAGTGGCATTCAGCCGCTCTGTCTCGGGAAGCTCTGCCGGAAACAACATCCGCTGCACATTACTGGCGATTTCTACTTCCTTTTTGAGCCGCTCTTGTTCCAGCTGCCTTCTGGCAAACCGCTTATTCTCCAAAGCCACCACCAGGATATTGGTCAATGCCTGGGTAAAATCCAAGTCTAGGTTTTTATCACTGTCCTTGGTCTTCAGCAGCAAAATGGCCAGCATTTTATCTTTATGGTACACAGGGACATAAATATCCAGTTCTGTAAAAGAATACTCTGGTGGCATAACCAGATTGAGCTTGCCTATATCCCTGTTATCATCTACATCACCATGAGGGATCATAGCCGGAATATTCTGCTTTACCCCATGCTTCACACGCTCTTCAAAACCATTTTGGTCGGCCACATAAAGTACCAATGCCTTGATATTCAAATGCACCAAACATGTAAACTTGAATATAGTGAACAACACCTCCTCATTCTTGTTTTCATTGATCGCCTGGGTGATCTCCAAGAGTGCTTTCAGCTCTAGTTCCTTTCTTTGGTATTTTACTGTCTCAGTAGTCAAAACCTTTCCTGTTATTTATAATGTATTGTGCTCCATCAAGCCCTTCTTCGTGGCCAAATAATAATAAAGTGTACCACTCTTCATGACCTCGACCTGATCAAAAATCTCTTGGTCAGGCACCAACAGACACTTGATCAATCTCCTCTCGTATAACCCCTGCAAGGTAGTCAAAAGGACTTCATCTTCCCAGTCAAGCACCTCTTTTAAGTAGCTATATGGCTGTACAAAATACAGCTCATCCATCAGCTCAAACTCTTCTTCTGACATTATTTATGATTGTTTTTGGTTAATTAAGCACCCACTGTAGACCTTCTTCCTCTCCACTTGGACGGGACAAAAAAGGAGGCAAATGCCACCCCTAATACATAAACTGGGTGACAAAAACTGGCAAACACAAAACTAGTCATTGGTGGTTTTACCTGATAAGTCTTTAATACTTTGTTCAGGCTAAAATACTCAAATATTATTTTCAAAAACCAATATATCGCAAACATCACCACAAAGCCCCCACCTCCAAAAAGCAATATTACAGTACCTATACTGACCAATGAAAACCCAATACTAGCCACAGCTCCAATGGCATTCCCCAAAAACTGGTGCTTGTTCCACTTGCTCGCCCAGCGGGATCGCTGGTTCAAAAACACCCGCCAACCACTGGACGGCTTGGTCTTCACCAACACCTTGCTTGCCGTCACATACCTAATAGACTGATGTCCAAACCGCTTCAACATTTTTTCCAAGAGATACGAGTCATCTCCTGACATTTGCCCACTGTTTCCCTGGTATCCGCCGAGGTGATAGAATGCCTCCTTTCGGTACCCCATATTCGCCGCACTACACATAATGGGTTTTCTTGTCCGAAAAAAGAAATTGGTCATCAAAAGAATACTCGCCCATTCTATTTGTTGAAAGTACTCAAAAACACCTCCGTTGGCACTGGAGACCACTGGGCCAGCCACCATTTGTACTTTCGGGTCATCAAATGCCCTGAGCATATTCTGCACCCAATCTGCCGGCAATGCACAATCTGCATCAGTAGTAAGGATAATGTTTGCATTGGCCATGACCACTCCATGCTCCATCGCCGCCTTTTTCCCCACACCTTGGCTATCGACCAGTTTAAAATTACTTTTCTTTTCTGCTTCGATCCATTGCCTCGCCAGCGTATCGCTTCCATCTTCACTATGATCATTAATAAGGATCACCTGGAGATTTGGGTAGCTGAGATTGGCCAAGTTTTGTAATAAGCCGGGTAGGTTTTCTTTTTCATTCCGAAAAGGCACCAATAAGCTCACCGGATAGTCCACTCCTCCTTCCACAGCCATTTTGGTGGCCTTTGGCCGCTTCCACTTCGACGACAATAATACCAAAACCAGCAGATAGACTGCCAGTGCAGCAAAAAAGAAAATTGGCAAAAGGTTCATGTCGATGGAAGGATTTCTAGTAAATTGCGCTAATGAGCAAAATAGCGAAAAAGGAGGTGAAAGAGCAAATCATTTTGGGAATAGATCCTGGAACGAATGTCATGGGCTATGGCTTGATACTGGTGAGAGGCAATAAGTATGAACCGCTCCAGTTTGGCGTGATCCATCTGAAAAAATACGGCTCTCACGAATTAAAGCTCAAGAAAATCTTCGAAAGGGTAACGGGCATCATCGATGAGTTCTTACCGGACAAGGTTGCCCTAGAAGCCCCTTTTTATGGTCAAAACGTCCAATCCATGCTCAAACTGGGCCGAGCTCAGGGAGTGGCCATGGCGGCGGCTCTGGCCAGGGACATCCCCATCGCTGAATATTCCCCGAAGAAAGTCAAACAATCCGTCACGGGCAATGGAAATGCTTCCAAAGAACAAGTGGCCGAGATGCTCAAAACCCTGCTGCATATCGATGTCCCCAAACTCTTGGATGCCACCGACGCCTTGGCCGTAGCGCTTTGCCACCATTTTCACGATGGACGCCTGCAGACCAGAGGCCGATCAGCTGGCTGGAAAGCCTTTCTGGATGAAAATCCCGGCCGAATTAAATAGAACTAAAGTCTCAGAAAGCGCTAGTTTCGTCAAAAAACCAGCTCCGCTTTCTGAGACTTTAGCCATTTTGATTACTTGGAATCACCCGGAAAATGCACCCACCCCTGGGCTTTCAGTTCCACGGCAGTTTCGCTTTTGGTTACCATAAACTTACCGCTTTCCTCTTTGGTGACATGACCGATGAAGTGGATGTCAGGATGTTTTTCCAATTTGCCAAAATCCTTTTGGTCAATCGTAAAAACCAACTCATAATCTTCTCCACCGTTCAGCACGCAGGTAATTGGATCCATATTGAATTCCACGGCCGTGTCGTAAGTCTGCTTATCGATCGGCAGCTTATCCTCGTAAATGGTTACGCCTACTTTTGATTGTTTACAGATATGAAAAAGCTCCGAGGCCAGCCCATCTGACACGTCCAACATGGAGGTAGGCACCACTCCAAGCTCTCTTAACTCATGAATGATATCCATTCTGGCATCTGGCTTTAGCTGCCTGCCCGTAACCAGGGTATATTGATCCAGCTGCGGCTGCATGTTGGGGTTGGCCATAAAGACTTCCTTCTCCCGCTCCAAGACCTGCAAGCCCATCAATGCTCCCCCGAGATCACCGGTCACACAGACAATATCATTCTCCTTGGCGCCTGAGCGGTACACTTCTTTGCCTTTTTCCACTTCGCCGATTGCTGTAATCGAAATCACCAATCCAGATCGGCTGGAAGTGGTATCGCCACCGATCACATCAATATTGTAGTGCTCAGCAGCGGCATTGATCCCGGCATATAAGGCTTCCACTGCCTCCACGGCAAACCTGTTGCTGATCGCAATGCTCACGGTGATCTGCTTTGGGATCGCGTTCATCGCTGCGATGTCCGAAATATTCACCGCGACGGCCTTAAAACCCAAATGGTGCAAAGGCGCATACGAAAGGTCAAAATGGACTCCTTCCAGCAATAAGTCGGTGGTCACCACCTTCACCTTATCGCCGGCATCCAGCACTGCTGCATCGTCTCCGATTCCTTTTAGCGTATCTTCGTGGCGAACTTTTATTTTTTCATTGAGCCGATCGATCAGCCCAAACTCGCCTATTTCTCCTATTTCCGTTCTCTTCTCGCTCATAAACTTATAGTCTCTAATCTATTATCTCTTTTCTCTTTGTCTTACGCTGATCTTACTATTTTGCTATTATCGGTCTAGTAATAAGGATAGTAGCGGATTTACACGCAGTAAACCTTCGGTTAAACACAGATCTTTTTTATAATTACTTACTTTTATTTTAGCGATTAAACCGCAATTATTTTTTACACATTGTTGTAAGCAGTGCTTTTTTATTCACTTACTTAATTTCAATATTCTAAACGCTCCTTGAATTACCAAAACAAAAACGACTGTTCCGATAATCAAATCAGGTTTACTTGAACTCAACCAATTTACCAAAAGTCCAGCGATTATTACTCCTAAATTGATAATCACGTCATTCGAGGTGAAAATCATACTCGCTTTCATATGTGCCTCTTCTTTACTCTTTGACTTTTGCAAAATGTAAAGACAAATTCCATTCGCAATAAGGGCAAAAATCGAAACGATAATCATTGTCGAAAAATCGGGAAGTTTCTCTTCTCCAAAAAATCTTCTTAAAACTTCTACAAATCCAATAATTGCAAGTGTGATTTGAAAATATCCAGCAAGTTTTGCAATCCGTTTTTTTTTAGTTAATGTTCCGCCAACCGCAAACAAGCTAATTCCGTAAACGAAACTGTCGGCAAGCATATCCAAACTGTCGGCAACAAGCCCCATTGATTTTGAGATTATCCCCGTTGTCATTTCGATAAGGAAAAAGGCAAAATTAATTGCAAGTACAGACCAAAGTAGTTTTTTTTGGTTTACATTTTCTTTAAATTCTGTTTGATCGGTTTGTTCAGTTGATATTATCTTACCGCCTAAATTCAGTTCGATAACGGACTTTTCGATTTGGTCGGATTCTCCGCGGTGAAATACAGTCAATTTTCGGTTCGGAATATCAAAGTCCAAATTCGCAATACATGAAATTCCGTCCAATTTCATTCGGATTAGATTTTCCTCTGAAGGACAGTCCATTTTGGTAATTTCAAATATCGTTTTATTCATTCAGTTTCAGGGTTTTTCGGTATTACTTACAACTTGGCACAATTCCACCAATACCCCATTGGTACTTCGGGGATGCAAAAATACAACTAATTTGTGATCTGCCCCTTTTTTTGGCACATCATTGAGCAATTCGAAGCCTTCTTCCTGCAGCCTCTCCATTTCAGCATGAATATCATCCACTGCAAAGGCCACATGATGGATACCCTCTGACCTTTTATCGATAAATTTGGCAATAGCACTATCATCCGAAGTAGCTTCCAATAACTCTACCTTGACCTCTCCCATTTGGAAAAATGAAGTCACCACGGCCTCTCCTTCCACTTTTTCTTCCTTATAGGCTTCCCGACCAAACAACCTGGAAAACAATTCATTGGATTTTTTCAGGTCTTTTACCGCTATTCCCAAATGTTCGATTTTTCTCATGGCTGAATTTTGTGTAATTTTGTATGTGGAATTAATTTTAAGGTAAGTATGTTTACGTTAAAACAGTTCCCAATTGATTAAAATTCCAGCACTAAGTCTCAAAGAACACTAAAATTCCCTTTTTTGGATTGTGTTCTTTTTATCGCTTAGTTAGTAAAATCTACATAAAAAAACATAAACATTAAGCAATATGATCATCGTTTCAGACCAAGCAAAAGAGCGGATTCAAGAATTGAGACAGGAAGAGGGCCGAAAGGAAAATGAAAATATCCGGGTCTCTGTCAAAGGCGGTGGCTGCTCAGGATTGATGTACGACCTGGGTTTTGATGAAAGCATCAAGGATAGCGACCAGGTATTTGAGGACCAAGGTGTCAAAATCGTCGTGGACAGAAAAAGCCTGCTCTATCTGGCCGGCACTACCTTGGAATTTTCTGACGGCCTCAACGGAAAAGGCTTCCAGTTTGTCAATCCCAATGCTTCCAGAACCTGTGGCTGCGGAGAAAGCTTCTCGATTTAGTCATAAGCTATATTAAGACGTTGATATTACAAGTAAAAGACCGGACAATCCGGTCTTTTTTTATGGATCAAGAAGTAGTGAGGACTGAAAGTGCACTAGACAGGGATCAAGCAATATTTCTGGGGGGAATAAATTTCGACACACTTTCTTGAATTTTTTCCCTATCGATTATTGGAATAAATCGCTATTGGTCTGTAATGGGTTTTAGCGTGAATTTATAAGCGCTAGGAAGATAATTGCTGCTAAAACAATGAAATCATTTTTGATGTTTACCATGGGCGTTGCCCATGGCTATGGATGTTACGCCCTTTCAGGGCTTTTTTATGCTACTTGGCTATTCCAATTTAAGAAAGAAATCAGCGCAAATCATAATCATCTGTGTCATCAGCGTTCCATCAGCCCCCAGATTTTCCGCTTGATCCATAGATAGGCCAATGCACAAATCGGGGTAAAGTGCCAGCGGCACGGATGATCACTATGCCTACACGAAAATTGTTTTCTTTCAACCCGGATTATGCGTTAGGAATCGTAGTGAGAGCTGAAATTGCAAGAAAATCAGTTAGTTTGGAGGTATTAGCGTAGCACCGCTACGGTTATGCCGAAAACTAAAGTGAAACGGCTGATTTTGAAGCAGTTTAAGGTCGCAACAGATAGGCTAATGCATATTCCGGGTTCCATATACTAAATGCGTTTGCCCTGCTTTTTCCCCAGGCCATTCGCTATGTTAGCAGGCTTTTACTACCTTTGCCAAAACTGAAATTAAACCCAGATATATGGAAAATACGATTAAAAAAATCGCGTTAAACGACAAGCACATTGAATTGGGCGGAAAGATGGTGCCTTTTGCAGGATATAATATGCCTGTACGCTATTCATCCGACAAAGAAGAACACAACACCGTACGGAATGGCGTAGGTGTCTTTGATGTTTCGCACATGGGAGAATTTATGGTCACTGGCTCCAATGCTTTGGCACTGATCCAAAAAGTCACTTCCAATGATGCTGCCAAACTGGTCATTGGCCAAGCGCAATACTCCTGTCTTCCCAACGAAACAGGAGGAATCGTAGATGACCTGCTCGTGTACAAAATGGATGAAGAAAAGTACCTACTCGTGGTCAACGCTTCCAATATCGAAAAAGACTGGGACTGGATCAATAAACATAATGACATGCGGGCTGAGCTGGAAAATATCTCAGATGAGATGTCCCTATTTGCCGTCCAAGGCCCAAAGGCAGTGGAAACACTCCAGAAAATAACCCCAGTAAACTTAGACGAGGTGAAATTTTATCATTTTACCGTTGGTGAATTTGCGGGCAAAAAAGACGTCATCATCTCTGGCACAGGATATACAGGTGCTGGAGGATTTGAAATATATGTCAAAAATGAAGATGCCGTGGATGTATGGAATGCCATCTTCGAAGCTGGTGCAACTGCTGATATCAAGCCCATAGGATTGGGCGCTCGTGACACTTTGCGAATGGAAATGGGCTATTGCCTTTATGGCAATGACATCAACGACACCACTTCTCCACTAGAAGCTGGCCTTGGCTGGATCACCAAATTCACCAAGGACTTCATCAACAGTGAAAACCTGAAAAAGCAGAAAGAAGAAGGCGTCAGTAAAAAACTGGTAGGCTTTAAGTTTAAAGACAAAGGCATCCCAAGGGCCCATTACCCAATTGTCAATGAATCAGGCAGACAAATTGGCGAAGTGACCTCCGGCACCATGTCTCCGAGCATGAACATCGGCATTGGTCTTGGCTATGTAGAGAAGGAATATGCCAAAGCAGGTACTGAAATTGCTATTACCATAAGAAACAAAAACCTAGCGGCTGTGGTAGAAAAGCTCCCACTGCTAAAGAAATAAAGTATAAATCAAACCAAGGCTGTCTCAAAAGCCCACGTCGTAGCGATAGTGAAGAGAAGTACCCTCTTCCTTTGTGCAACAAAAGGATGTCAGGACCACTTCGCTTCGCTCGCGATAGTTGATACCGAAAGCTCTCGGAGACGTAATTCACCTTTTGAGACAGCCTCTTCATACAATAATGAACAAAATCGAAATCTGTCTGAGTCCAGAACTGATCCATCTCCATGACCTAAAGGGTAAAATCGTGGTAGTGGTGGATATTTTTCGTGCCACTTCCACTATGGTCACCGGGCTGGCCAACAAAGTAAAATCCATTACCCCCGTTGCTGGACTGGAAGCCTGTCGGGCCATGAAAGAAAAAGGCTATATCATCGCTGGCGAGCGAAATGGCCAAACGGCAGCAGGTTTCGAATTGGGAAACTCCCCCCTCAGCTACCTTAACAATGCCTTCGAAGACAAAAAAATCGCCGTCACTACCACCAACGGTACCCTCACTATCGAAAAATCCAAAAAAGATGCTGCGGAAGTGCTGATTGGTGCTTTCTTAAACCTTAAGGCTACCGCCGATTACCTTATCCAGCAAGGCAAGGATGTCGTCATCCACTGCGCTGGCTGGAAAGGAATGTTTAACCTCGAAGATTCATTGTATGCCGGTGCTTTGGTAAACGTGTTGGCAGGCCACTTTGGCTATGATTGTGATGGTGCCATCGCCATGAAAGCCCTGTATGAACAACATCAAGATGATCTCAAAGACTTCCTCAGCCAAGCCTCCCACGCCAAACGACTCCAAAACCACAATATTGAAGCGGACATCGACTTCTGCCTTACCTTGGACAAATTTGACTTTATCGCCAAGCTTCAGGGAGAAGCGCTTGTGAAAGTAGACCTGCAGGTCGTTTAGAGCCACAGGAAGAACCTCCAAAGTCCAAAATTAAGGATATTTCATTTTCACATATAACCATAACTTATCAAAAGAATCTTGGTGATCTTTTGTGGAAATATTTTGGCAATTCACCCTTCTACACGATCAGGACAGAAATCAGGAACAGCTTTATTTGTCTCAACGACTCAATGCTTGCCAGTGCTTGCTGGGGCAGAGAGACATAACCCAGATGTATTTACAATGAGGGCTAAGCTTTGACATATCGGAAAATTGAGGTAAAACCTCAATGCTCATCGTACCGGGGCACAGCCCTCGGTACAACCGTGAATTGACTAATGATGTTAAGGATTTCAAATCAGGAAAACGAAGGGTATTTGAACCTAGGGATATACAACGCTCATTTGTCTCAAGACTCACGTCTCAGTACTCTTGTCTCAAGTCTCACATCTCACTACTAGCTCCTTGCTCCTTGCCACTTTTCAATTTACCTTTGTGCCCCATGGAAAAGCACCACCTATTTATCCAGGCCAAATTGGACCAAGCCTCCGCTTACAATCGGCTGAGGACGCTAAAAACTGCGCCTAGGGAAAATACCGATTTCTTTTCCAATGACTATCTGGGCTATGCTACCAAAGGCCTTTTGGAGCAGCAGACTTCCCCGCTCGCTCCTTCGCACTGGTCAGGGTCCACAGGCTCCAGGCTGATCAGCGGAAACCACCCAGAAATGGAACAACTCGAAAGAGACTTTGCCAGTTTCATGGACAGTCCTGCTGCTTTGCTGTACAATTCAGGCTATATGGCCAATACAGGATTACTCTCCTCGCTAGGAGAAAAGGATAGCCTATTTATCTTCGATGAGCACGTTCATGCCAGTATCAAAGAAGGCATGCGGCTTGGCTTTGGTCAGAAAACGGCCTTCAAGCACAATGATCTCAGGGATTTGGAGAAGAAATTGGCATTCCATGCGCAAAAAGACAAAAGGCTAATGGTGCTAACAGAAGGCCTTTTCTCCATGCATGGCGACAGCCCTGACATCGGTCAAATCCTCGGTATCTGTCAACAACATGGAGCAGCGCTGATCATCGATGAAGCACATTCCCTGGGCACTATAGGTGAAGAAAACAAAGGAGCTTCCTTTGGTTTTGCGCAGCATCCCAATTTACTGGCCAGGGTGATTACATTCGGAAAAGCTGCCGGTGGA
Coding sequences within it:
- a CDS encoding cation transporter, translating into MNKTIFEITKMDCPSEENLIRMKLDGISCIANLDFDIPNRKLTVFHRGESDQIEKSVIELNLGGKIISTEQTDQTEFKENVNQKKLLWSVLAINFAFFLIEMTTGIISKSMGLVADSLDMLADSFVYGISLFAVGGTLTKKKRIAKLAGYFQITLAIIGFVEVLRRFFGEEKLPDFSTMIIVSIFALIANGICLYILQKSKSKEEAHMKASMIFTSNDVIINLGVIIAGLLVNWLSSSKPDLIIGTVVFVLVIQGAFRILKLSK
- the gcvT gene encoding glycine cleavage system aminomethyltransferase GcvT, whose protein sequence is MENTIKKIALNDKHIELGGKMVPFAGYNMPVRYSSDKEEHNTVRNGVGVFDVSHMGEFMVTGSNALALIQKVTSNDAAKLVIGQAQYSCLPNETGGIVDDLLVYKMDEEKYLLVVNASNIEKDWDWINKHNDMRAELENISDEMSLFAVQGPKAVETLQKITPVNLDEVKFYHFTVGEFAGKKDVIISGTGYTGAGGFEIYVKNEDAVDVWNAIFEAGATADIKPIGLGARDTLRMEMGYCLYGNDINDTTSPLEAGLGWITKFTKDFINSENLKKQKEEGVSKKLVGFKFKDKGIPRAHYPIVNESGRQIGEVTSGTMSPSMNIGIGLGYVEKEYAKAGTEIAITIRNKNLAAVVEKLPLLKK
- a CDS encoding polysaccharide deacetylase family protein, whose product is MVVHHVPKIVKWLLPNLTWNRSRKEPVIYLTFDDGPVPGVTDFVLDELKKHQVKATFFCVGDNVRKHPELAKRIISEGHQIGNHTFNHLKGTATEDRRYYKNVQECSDVIFEVTGDFPRFFRPPYGRIKKKQVVQLAEYYEVIMWDVLSGDYDRRQSAKTCLQKTKAHTKNGAIVLFHDQKKTQGIIKEVLPEYLTFIKAKGFESGLL
- a CDS encoding HesB/IscA family protein translates to MIIVSDQAKERIQELRQEEGRKENENIRVSVKGGGCSGLMYDLGFDESIKDSDQVFEDQGVKIVVDRKSLLYLAGTTLEFSDGLNGKGFQFVNPNASRTCGCGESFSI
- the ruvC gene encoding crossover junction endodeoxyribonuclease RuvC — encoded protein: MSKIAKKEVKEQIILGIDPGTNVMGYGLILVRGNKYEPLQFGVIHLKKYGSHELKLKKIFERVTGIIDEFLPDKVALEAPFYGQNVQSMLKLGRAQGVAMAAALARDIPIAEYSPKKVKQSVTGNGNASKEQVAEMLKTLLHIDVPKLLDATDALAVALCHHFHDGRLQTRGRSAGWKAFLDENPGRIK
- a CDS encoding glycosyltransferase; the encoded protein is MNLLPIFFFAALAVYLLVLVLLSSKWKRPKATKMAVEGGVDYPVSLLVPFRNEKENLPGLLQNLANLSYPNLQVILINDHSEDGSDTLARQWIEAEKKSNFKLVDSQGVGKKAAMEHGVVMANANIILTTDADCALPADWVQNMLRAFDDPKVQMVAGPVVSSANGGVFEYFQQIEWASILLMTNFFFRTRKPIMCSAANMGYRKEAFYHLGGYQGNSGQMSGDDSYLLEKMLKRFGHQSIRYVTASKVLVKTKPSSGWRVFLNQRSRWASKWNKHQFLGNAIGAVASIGFSLVSIGTVILLFGGGGFVVMFAIYWFLKIIFEYFSLNKVLKTYQVKPPMTSFVFASFCHPVYVLGVAFASFFVPSKWRGRRSTVGA
- a CDS encoding 2-phosphosulfolactate phosphatase; amino-acid sequence: MNKIEICLSPELIHLHDLKGKIVVVVDIFRATSTMVTGLANKVKSITPVAGLEACRAMKEKGYIIAGERNGQTAAGFELGNSPLSYLNNAFEDKKIAVTTTNGTLTIEKSKKDAAEVLIGAFLNLKATADYLIQQGKDVVIHCAGWKGMFNLEDSLYAGALVNVLAGHFGYDCDGAIAMKALYEQHQDDLKDFLSQASHAKRLQNHNIEADIDFCLTLDKFDFIAKLQGEALVKVDLQVV
- a CDS encoding glycosyltransferase, encoding MIWWFSCTVVLLLIFQDCLLVYYFLSSFKEHGRPDTVTIWPAVSLLIPSRNEEHTLPACLTALEELDYPPRKIQIILADDQSSDRTGAIIDQWVSQAPNRVKVGVEPMFSHLNGKANALAQMAHVATGDLLLFTDADCQVNPKWVRRMVSAYKPVYGLVVGVTHVRRRGLLAKMQGQDWWLTLGMIKVTSDRGNLLTAVGNNMLISKKAYHKVGGFEGLSFSVTEDFAMGKAIKEAGYRPVFEFVEESLVTTKAETGVADLLKQRKRWMKGALSLGWYWQALLALQALFFPFVLSIIFFDPSLGLVIWGGKVFLQVCFVWFLAKKASISIPVWELFIFEVYYLVISWSTIVYYFWPSKINWKERRY
- a CDS encoding PP2C family protein-serine/threonine phosphatase, encoding MTTETVKYQRKELELKALLEITQAINENKNEEVLFTIFKFTCLVHLNIKALVLYVADQNGFEERVKHGVKQNIPAMIPHGDVDDNRDIGKLNLVMPPEYSFTELDIYVPVYHKDKMLAILLLKTKDSDKNLDLDFTQALTNILVVALENKRFARRQLEQERLKKEVEIASNVQRMLFPAELPETERLNATVTYFPHSTVGGDYYDLIRKSENEVFFCIADVSGKGMPAALLMSNFQAALRTLLRSSSDLKMIADQLNYTIFENTNGERFITFFLGYYNYKTQTLRYINAGHNPPVLCREDEGKSELLDAGTTILGAFRELPFLEVGKRYGLSRFTIHLFTDGLTEVFNQQDEEYGDERFVDFVNRNLCEEPEQFHKEFFKEWNVFADGAPRRDDITLLSMRFK
- a CDS encoding aminotransferase class I/II-fold pyridoxal phosphate-dependent enzyme produces the protein MEKHHLFIQAKLDQASAYNRLRTLKTAPRENTDFFSNDYLGYATKGLLEQQTSPLAPSHWSGSTGSRLISGNHPEMEQLERDFASFMDSPAALLYNSGYMANTGLLSSLGEKDSLFIFDEHVHASIKEGMRLGFGQKTAFKHNDLRDLEKKLAFHAQKDKRLMVLTEGLFSMHGDSPDIGQILGICQQHGAALIIDEAHSLGTIGEENKGASFGFAQHPNLLARVITFGKAAGGHGAMVLGNNDLRSFLINYSRAFIYTTAPSWDQLCSIGAALKLLASKSNFDALAKAVEIYLEVAPASSPSFSNNQSPIQYWRCDDVPLLKEKVGQLQKSGINCYPILSPTVKTGEERIRIVLHAFNTKEEITQLINLLNA
- the thiL gene encoding thiamine-phosphate kinase, which encodes MSEKRTEIGEIGEFGLIDRLNEKIKVRHEDTLKGIGDDAAVLDAGDKVKVVTTDLLLEGVHFDLSYAPLHHLGFKAVAVNISDIAAMNAIPKQITVSIAISNRFAVEAVEALYAGINAAAEHYNIDVIGGDTTSSRSGLVISITAIGEVEKGKEVYRSGAKENDIVCVTGDLGGALMGLQVLEREKEVFMANPNMQPQLDQYTLVTGRQLKPDARMDIIHELRELGVVPTSMLDVSDGLASELFHICKQSKVGVTIYEDKLPIDKQTYDTAVEFNMDPITCVLNGGEDYELVFTIDQKDFGKLEKHPDIHFIGHVTKEESGKFMVTKSETAVELKAQGWVHFPGDSK
- the mce gene encoding methylmalonyl-CoA epimerase, coding for MRKIEHLGIAVKDLKKSNELFSRLFGREAYKEEKVEGEAVVTSFFQMGEVKVELLEATSDDSAIAKFIDKRSEGIHHVAFAVDDIHAEMERLQEEGFELLNDVPKKGADHKLVVFLHPRSTNGVLVELCQVVSNTEKP